One Brassica oleracea var. oleracea cultivar TO1000 chromosome C7, BOL, whole genome shotgun sequence genomic window carries:
- the LOC106304000 gene encoding uncharacterized protein LOC106304000 isoform X2, translating into MADQSGGLGLTREYRKGNWTLNETMVLIEAKKMDDERRMRRSIGLPAPEQSQDSRSSSGNKPAELRWKWIEDYCWRKGCMRSQNQCNDKWDNLMRDYKKVREYERGRLESSFASASSSSAAAETGSYWKMEKSERKERNLPSNMLPQTYQALFDVVESKTHPSSTAATAITAAVAAAAAETGSGNGSGGGLHIPKLIQQQGLGFVPQHQMIQPPVLLPLPRPPPPPSQPLQPRTLLLPPPPQPSFHAQPILPTVDTSPAKRRRTKPTTAAGTSGGGGGGNAEMEEAESVVAAALSRSASVIANAFRESEERQDRRHKEVMSLKERRLKIEESNVEMNREGMSGLVEAINKLASSMFALASSTSSHNNQHQGGPS; encoded by the exons ATGGCTGACCAAAGTGGGGGGTTAGGTTTGACGAGAGAGTACAGAAAAGGGAACTGGACACTGAATGAGACGATGGTCCTCATTGAAGCCAAAAAGATGGACGACGAGAGGAGGATGCGGCGGTCCATCGGCCTTCCGGCGCCGGAGCAGTCACAAGATAGCCGGAGTAGTAGTGGTAATAAACCAGCGGAGTTACGGTGGAAATGGATAGAAGATTACTGTTGGAGGAAAGGATGTATGAGGAGTCAGAATCAGTGCAATGACAAGTGGGACAATCTCATGAGAGATTACAAAAAGGTTAGAGAGTATGAGAGAGGGAGGTTAGAATCGTCTTTTGCGTCCGCGTCTTCCTCTTCAGCTGCTGCGGAAACGGGCTCGTATTGGAAGATGGAGAAGAGTGAGAGGAAAGAGAGGAACTTGCCGAGTAACATGTTGCCTCAAACATACCAAGCGTTGTTTGATGTGGTGGAGAGTAAAACGCACCCTTCTTCGACCGCCGCAACCGCCATAACCGCAGCAGTCGCTGCTGCTGCCGCAGAAACTGGAAGTGGAAATGGTTCGGGCGGTGGACTACACATCCCAAAACTGATACAACAACAAGGTTTAGGATTTGTTCCACAACATCAAATGATTCAACCTCCTGTCCTGTTACCTCTTCCACGGCCACCACCTCCACCGTCTCAACCGTTGCAACCACGAACGCTTCTTCTACCACCACCTCCACAGCCTTCTTTTCATGCTCAGCCAATACTGCCCACAGTAG ACACATCTCCGGCAAAGCGAAGGAGAACAAAGCCGACCACAGCCGCCGGTACAAGCGGTGGCGGCGGCGGAGGAAATGCAGAAATGGAGGAAGCTGAGAGTGTAGTGGCGGCTGCGTTATCAAGAAGTGCGTCTGTGATCGCTAACGCGTTTAGGGAGAGTGAGGAGAGACAAGATCGGAGACATAAAGAAGTGATGAGCTTAAAAGAGAGGAGACTGAAGATCGAAGAGTCGAATGTTGAGATGAACAGAGAAGGCATGAGTGGACTAGTGGAAGCCATTAATAAGCTTGCGAGCTCTATGTTTGCTTTGGCTTCTTCTACCTCTAGCCACAATAATCAGCATCAAGGAGGTCCATCATAA
- the LOC106304000 gene encoding uncharacterized protein LOC106304000 isoform X1 → MADQSGGLGLTREYRKGNWTLNETMVLIEAKKMDDERRMRRSIGLPAPEQSQDSRSSSGNKPAELRWKWIEDYCWRKGCMRSQNQCNDKWDNLMRDYKKVREYERGRLESSFASASSSSAAAETGSYWKMEKSERKERNLPSNMLPQTYQALFDVVESKTHPSSTAATAITAAVAAAAAETGSGNGSGGGLHIPKLIQQQGLGFVPQHQMIQPPVLLPLPRPPPPPSQPLQPRTLLLPPPPQPSFHAQPILPTKDSSSDSDTSEHSDTSPAKRRRTKPTTAAGTSGGGGGGNAEMEEAESVVAAALSRSASVIANAFRESEERQDRRHKEVMSLKERRLKIEESNVEMNREGMSGLVEAINKLASSMFALASSTSSHNNQHQGGPS, encoded by the exons ATGGCTGACCAAAGTGGGGGGTTAGGTTTGACGAGAGAGTACAGAAAAGGGAACTGGACACTGAATGAGACGATGGTCCTCATTGAAGCCAAAAAGATGGACGACGAGAGGAGGATGCGGCGGTCCATCGGCCTTCCGGCGCCGGAGCAGTCACAAGATAGCCGGAGTAGTAGTGGTAATAAACCAGCGGAGTTACGGTGGAAATGGATAGAAGATTACTGTTGGAGGAAAGGATGTATGAGGAGTCAGAATCAGTGCAATGACAAGTGGGACAATCTCATGAGAGATTACAAAAAGGTTAGAGAGTATGAGAGAGGGAGGTTAGAATCGTCTTTTGCGTCCGCGTCTTCCTCTTCAGCTGCTGCGGAAACGGGCTCGTATTGGAAGATGGAGAAGAGTGAGAGGAAAGAGAGGAACTTGCCGAGTAACATGTTGCCTCAAACATACCAAGCGTTGTTTGATGTGGTGGAGAGTAAAACGCACCCTTCTTCGACCGCCGCAACCGCCATAACCGCAGCAGTCGCTGCTGCTGCCGCAGAAACTGGAAGTGGAAATGGTTCGGGCGGTGGACTACACATCCCAAAACTGATACAACAACAAGGTTTAGGATTTGTTCCACAACATCAAATGATTCAACCTCCTGTCCTGTTACCTCTTCCACGGCCACCACCTCCACCGTCTCAACCGTTGCAACCACGAACGCTTCTTCTACCACCACCTCCACAGCCTTCTTTTCATGCTCAGCCAATACTGCCCACA AAGGATAGTAGCTCAGATTCTGACACGAGTGAGCATTCAGACACATCTCCGGCAAAGCGAAGGAGAACAAAGCCGACCACAGCCGCCGGTACAAGCGGTGGCGGCGGCGGAGGAAATGCAGAAATGGAGGAAGCTGAGAGTGTAGTGGCGGCTGCGTTATCAAGAAGTGCGTCTGTGATCGCTAACGCGTTTAGGGAGAGTGAGGAGAGACAAGATCGGAGACATAAAGAAGTGATGAGCTTAAAAGAGAGGAGACTGAAGATCGAAGAGTCGAATGTTGAGATGAACAGAGAAGGCATGAGTGGACTAGTGGAAGCCATTAATAAGCTTGCGAGCTCTATGTTTGCTTTGGCTTCTTCTACCTCTAGCCACAATAATCAGCATCAAGGAGGTCCATCATAA